One segment of Belonocnema kinseyi isolate 2016_QV_RU_SX_M_011 chromosome 7, B_treatae_v1, whole genome shotgun sequence DNA contains the following:
- the LOC117176629 gene encoding coiled-coil domain-containing protein 102A-like: MAQSSASGTSSRRMIREHDVSSSGSTRNPDSEWETKEALRQRELEEARARAAQMEKTMRWWSDCTANWREKWSKVRNERNKAREEAKVLRTKLEIAMKDANTYKHEAQEVELQNEQLRKEMEKIHMVLLKHAGQFDQQIVSILESDPHLRNALGIDELLEVYNNVEQSDNSTSVENKEYVIKSLTKENSCSNTEGNNSSSDRDIEEYVLQGAVPKHAVELYKESSMLSLDRDITKLVAEASTVQEKIDKRKSSLELENEEYLIQKMSMLHLRLEEAAKTISAEREEKSSLHRGMEKLRSEMTRLRERCEELQDSRAEAIKELLQLKERFTGELNAAQADLIDEASNREGMDRRLSELRTEKEKST, translated from the exons ATGGCCCAGTCCTCAGCTAGTGGAACTTCTTCGAGAAGAATGATCAGAGAACACGATGTCAGTTCTTCTGGTTCAACGCGGAATCCGGATAGCGAATGGGAGACTAAAGag GCCTTGCGGCAGAGGGAATTGGAAGAAGCTCGAGCGAGGGCGGCTCAGATGGAAAAGACAATGAGGTGGTGGTCTGATTGTACTGCAAACTGGAGAGAAAAATGGAGCAAAGTCCGCAACGAAAGAAACAAGGCTAGAGAAGAAGCAAAAGTCCTTAGAACAAAATTAGAAATCGCAATGAAGGACGCAAATACATATAAGCACGAAGCTCAAGAAGTAGAATTACAAAATGAACAGCTAAGAAAGGAAATGGAGAAAATACACATGGTGTTATTAAAACACGCTGGTCAATTTGACCAACAAATTGTATCAATATTGGAATCAGATCCTCATTTAAGGAATGCGCTCGGAATAGATGAACTTCTGGAAGTATACAATAACGTTGAGCAAAGCGACAATTCTACATCCGTTGAAAACAAGGAATATGTTATCAAAAGTCTTACGAAAGAAAATAGCTGTAGCAATACAGAAGGAAATAATTCCTCTTCAGACAGAGACATCGAGGAATACGTCTTGCAGGGTGCAGTGCCAAAGCATGCTGTAGAGTTATACAAGGAGAGTTCCATGCTGTCTCTGGACAGAGATATCACCAAATTAGTTGCGGAAGCTTCCACCGTGCAAGAGAAGATAGACAAGCGAAAGTCATCTCTGGAATTGGAAAATGAAGAGTATCTTATACAGAAAATGTCAATGCTTCATTTGCGATTGGAGGAAGCAGCTAAGACTATTTCTGCTGAAAGAGA agAAAAATCGTCGCTACATCGTGGTATGGAGAAATTAAGATCAGAAATGACGCGGCTACGAGAGCGTTGCGAGGAGTTGCAAGACAGTAGAGCAGAAGCCATCAAGGAATTGTTACAGTTGAAGGAAAGGTTTACGGGAGAACTTAACGCTGCGCAAGCTGATCTTATAGACGAAGCTTCGAATAGAGAAGGGATGGATCGACGGCTCTCCGAACTTCGAACTGAG aaagagaagtcaacataa
- the LOC117176724 gene encoding coiled-coil domain-containing protein 102A-like, with the protein MENAAEWGKRERLESEKICLERENKQMRNELRDLQQRIDLRRVRPVSTSDADSRILQQELLDRNKELVELKHSYAKLKKMFGDKTTELLHAIRRSEQYETEVKRVRSRVEELKKELATVQDEVDAATNSVRKLQRTNESLVEQLETANVQLEHMKNRLISLNNSESSAPDVVAEIMDDKTREDEEDDESEDSREEALPFCHKV; encoded by the exons ATGGAAAACGCAGCTGAATGGGGAAAGCGTGAACGTTTggaatcagaaaaaatttgtttagaacgtGAAAATAAGCAGATGCGAAATGAATTGCGAGACTTGCAACAGAGGATAGATTTACGAAGAGTACGACCTGTTTCTACATCTGATGCGGATTCGAGAATTCTACAACAAGAGCTGTTGGATAGGAATAAG GAATTAGTAGAGCTTAAACATTCCTATGCAAAGCTGAAAAAGATGTTTGGAGATAAGACGACAGAATTGTTGCATGCGATCAGAAGATCTGAGCAATACGAGACAGAAGTAAAAAGAGTTCGGTCAAGAGTGGAGGAATTAAAGAAAGAGTTAGCAACTGTTCAAGATGAAGTAGACGCTGCGACAAATAGCGTTCGGAAACTGCAAAGAACTAATGAAAGTCTTGTTGAGCAGCTGGAGACAGCAAATGTACAATTGGAACATATGAAAAACAG ACTTATATCTTTAAACAATTCGGAAAGTAGTGCCCCTGATGTAGTGGCTGAAATAATGGATGACAAAACCCGTGAGGATGAAGAAGATGACGAATCTGAAGACTCGAGAGAAGAAGCTTTACCATTCTGCCACAAAGtataa